Within Schaalia sp. HMT-172, the genomic segment GGAGGAGCGTGTCGTCCGGCGTCTGCCCGTTCCCGCGGTGATTGCCCTCGTGCTGGTGGGCGCGGTCGTGGTGGCGGGCCTCGTTGTCGCGATGCTGACGGGCGGCGGGCACTCGGTGCGTATCGACCCTACGGAAGCGCCGACGGCGAGCCAGGAGGATCCGAGTAAGCTCACGGTGCCTCCGGCGGCTCCCACGGGCCTGAGCGGCCGTGTGGAGGGCGATTCGATCGTGTGGACGTGGACGGCGCCCGCCGATTCGAACTACACGAGCGACCAGCTGATGTTCCAGTACCGCCTGGAGCGCCCGGGTGAGGCGCCGCTGGGCGCGTCGAGCCCGGTCGCGTCCGTGACGCTGCCCGCGACGCGCGGCGGCGACAATTGTTTGACGGTGCGCACGGTCGTGGCGTCTTCGGGCTTGCAGTCCCAGTCGATCAACGCCTGCGTGGCGGTGAATTGAGCGCTTAGCGGCCGCGGCCCGGCTTGCGCAGCCAGGACACGACGACGAGGCACCCGAGGAACGTGACGCACGCGAAGGCGATGCCTGCGATGGTCAGGTCGGCGCGGGTGCGGGCTTCGGCGCCAGAGGAGCGTTCGGTGACGGGCAGGATGGGGGGAGTATCGTTTCCGCTGGTGCCCGTCATGGGGTTGATGGGGCCGTCGACGTGGGCGTTTGCGGCGATGGTGACGGCCGCGTAGGGGTTGATCATGCCCCAGCCGATGGCGGTGGTCGATGCGATGGGGTTGGCGCGGCGTGCGGTGGCTTCGAGGCGCCACTTCCACATGGCCGGTGTCTCGTCGGGGTGCGCTGAGGCGACCAGCGCGGCGGCGCCCGCCGCGTAGGCGCTCGCGAAGGAGGAGCTGCCGGTGGTCTCGTTGTTGGCTTCGCCGGTCAGGCAGTCGCCGCCCGCGACGGCCGTGGTGAGCGCGGCGATGGAGGGCGCGGCGATGTCGACGTGGACGCCGGAGACTTGGCCGCCGTCGGGTACTCCGGCCGTGGCGCTGGTGACGGCGAGGACGTCGGGGATCGCGGCCGGGTAGCGCGGGACGGTGTCTTCGCCGTACTGCTGGACGATCTGGGAGTCGGCGTTGCCCGCCGATGCGACGACCAGGGAGCCGGCCGCGGTGGCGGCTGCGACGGCGGCGTCGAGGCGGGAGTCCGGGGTGGGCTGGGACTGCGGGACGACGATGATCTGGGCGCCTTGCGCGGCGGCCCATTCGATGCCCTGGGCGGTCTTGCCCGCGTCGAGGCCGGTGGGCCCCTGCTGGGGGTCCTCGTTGAAGGTGTCGTAGACGCGCACGGGCAGCAGGGCGACGCGCGGGGCGACGCCTTCGAGTGCGGATTGTTCGGGGAGCAGGCGCGAGGCGATGATGCCGGCGACCTGGGTGCCGTGACCGTAGGTGTCGGTGCGCCCGTCGCCGCCATTGACGAGGTCGAGGCCGGGCAGGACGACTGAACCGGAGGGGAAACGGGCCGAGTCTGCGCCGCCGTCGGTGGCGGGGTTGACGGGGGTGAAGTGTTTGCTGGTGGGGCTGATGCCGGAGTCGACGATGGCGACGGTGACGTGTTCGCCCTTGGTGATGTCCCAGACGCGCTCGAGGTCGATGCGTTTGTCGGCGCTCTGCGGGTAGGAGCTGATGAATTCGGTGCTGGACAGGCAGCCGCCGGAGTTCTTGCCGGCCGTGGGGGTGGGGGTAGGGGTGGCCGTGGGGGTAGGGGTGGGGGTCGGCGTGTCGGCGTGGCTGGGCACGGCGGCGCTGACGGTGAGGCAGGTGCCGGCCAGGAGGCAGGCGCCCGCGCGGAGGGCGCGACGGGTGCCGGTGGTGCGCGCGAGCGTCATGACTTGCCTCCGCTGGCGACCTCCCGGCGCGCGGCTCGGTTCGACAGCTCGACGCCGCTGGGGATCAGTTCGAGCCACTGTTCGGGCACGGTCTGGACGTAGTCGGTGCCCCAGCCGAGGCGCTGGAGGGTGTCTTTCTGGTCGTCGCCGAGGGAGTGGCGCAGGCCGAGGTCGGATACGAAGGTCAGGGGCGTCTCCGTTTGGCCGTTGGTGGATCCTTGGGCGAGGGTGCCGTAGCCGGATTTGACCAGGGCGGAGCCCGCCGAGTACGAGGCCGGGGTGGCGGCCGTCGGGTCGAGGTTCCAGGTGGAGCGGCGCGCGCCTTCCTGGGACATGACAGTCAGCGTGGCGTGGGCGGTGGTGGAGCTCTGTTGTGTGGTGACGGCGCCGGAGGAGTCGGACTTGCCCTGCTCGAGGGTGGCGCAGGGGACCTGGTCGCGCACGCGGACGACCTTGGGGTTGTCGTCGTCGGAGCCGGAGGTGGTGGAGTCGGAGTCGAAGGGGTAGAGGCCTTCGAGGGCCGCCCATTCCTTGGGGAAGGGGGAGGGTTCGACGTCGGTTTTGGCGATGGTGAAGGCCTGTGCGAAGGCGCCGGGTTGGATCGTCAGAGCGGTTTCGATGGTGCCGTTGGGGGCGAGGGGGCTGCCTTCGTAGAGCGCGGCGGCGAGGGGGGACAGCGGGTAGGCGTGGCCGGTGCTGACGAGCACGTAGTACGTGGTCGAGCCGGTGTCTTTGACCGCGATGATGCTGCCCTGGCGCAGGGAGTTGTTGTTCTGCGGGTAGGAATCCATGGGGCCGCCGGGATTCTCGACTGTCCAGGTGGCCAGGTCGGGTCCGTCGTCGAAGAGGGAGATCCAGTTCGGGTTGACGGAGATGGGGGAGGAGCCCAGGCGCAGGCGGGCGACGGTTTCTCCCGCGGCGGCGGGGATGCGGAACTTGGTGGAGCCGGAGACGATGTAGGAGTCGGTGCCTCCGACGGGGGCGACGTAGGCGCTGCGGGCGGCGCGCAGGCCGTTGCTCTTGAGCAGCGAGGAGTTGCCGATCCACGTGAAGGTGCGTTCGGCGATGGCGCAGCTCGTCCAGTCGGCGGTCATGTGGTTCTTGTCGGAGGGGACGTCCTCGGGCGCGTCGGCGATGCCCAGGGCTTGGCCTTGGCTGTACTTCGCCAGGTCGGCGTCGGAGATCTTCATGGTGCCTGTGGAGGAGTCGCCGAGGAGGCGCGCCGAGGTCCGGTTGGAGATCGGGTGCCACTGTCCGTCTTGGAGGTAGTAGCGGGCACCGGAGCTGGAGACGACGGCGAGGCCGGCGGATTGCTTGGTGTCGGCGCCGGGGTAGAGGAAGCGCAGGCCGACGCTCACGAGGAGCATGACGACGGCCAGGGCGGCTCCGATGAGGAAAGGACGAGTTGGGGCCTGGGGTTCGACTTCTTTTCCTTCGGGCGAGCCTGCGACGAAGGAGGTGATCAGGCGTCGGCGGTTGTAGCGCTGGGCCTCGAGAATGTCCTTATTGGATGCCATTTACATTCCCCACATGTACAGAGCGAAGGGCGGCACGGCGATGATGACGAGCGTGCTGATCGTGTCGGCGGTGCGCGAGAGCCAGGGGCGGGTCTTCGGGGTGACGACGTTGGTGGCCAGCACGAGGAGGCTGCCTGTCAGGGAGGTGACGAGCACGAGGAGCAGGGAGGTGGCCGACTGGAGGGCGGCGGCGTAGGCGGCCCACGCGAGGACGGCCATGCCGGAGAGGACTCCGATGAGGACCTCGACGCGCGAGCGGATGGAGCGGGTGGAGAGCATGAGGGCCGCTCCGATCAGGGCGGACAGTGCGATGCCCTGGGAGGTGGAGCACAGGATGGGCGTGAGAATGACCAGCGCGAGGCAGGTGCCGAGTCGGATGGACACGGACATGGACACGCCCATGGAGACGGACTTGTCGATATGCCGAGGGTCAATCTGGGCGGCCGCTGAGGGGCCGGTGACGCGCACGGGCGTCGAGGCCATGGCGAGCCACGGGATACTCAGGCAGGCGAGCAGGAGGAGCGCGGCGAGGAGGGCGCAGATGCGCTCGGGTTGAATGCCGAGGGTGCCGGACAGGAGGCCGAAGAGGCCGAGGGACACGCCGATGATGGCGGGTGTGAGGCCGCTGGCGCGCAGTCGGCCGGGCAGGACGAGGGAGCTGAGCGCCCCGACCGTGAGGGCGCCGCCTGCGGCGAGTGCGCCGTAGGCGGTCCACGGGCCGGCGGGTAGTGCGCCGGCGATTGAGCAGGCGAGGAGGACGGGCGCGCAGTTCGCGAGGACCGCGACGGCGGGCTTGTCGAGCCTGCGTGCGACGACGGCGGCGGTGCCGGTCAGGAGGAGCGCGCCGACCGCGCCGATGATGGGGTAGGCGATGGTGCGGATCTCGTTCAGTGAGGACACGACGCCGGAGAGTGAGGAGCCTTGGGATGCGCCGGATAGGAGCAGGACGCCGGCGAGGCCGACGAAGAGTGCGGAAGCGTAGGCGGAGAGCTGGAGGGAGTCAAGGGGTGTCCACGGGTCGACCGTGTTCTCTACGGCACTTCCCACGGCCTCGACCAGGTCGTCGAAGCGTTGATCGTCGCGTCCCTGGCCGGCGCGCTCGAGGGTGAGGGAGGCGCCCGCGCGTACGCCTTGGTCGCGCAGGCACAGGGACTGGTCGAGGACCTGTCCCGAAGAGGTTGACACCGTGAAGCCGGCGGATGCGCCGTAGACGTCCATTCGCCCGATGCTGCGCAGAATCGTGGGGATCAGCTCCGCCAGCGGAGACAGCTGCGGGACTGACAGGTCGACCGTTTGATCGTCGTAGGTGACCGTCAGTGGAGTGAGTGCAGTAGCGGTCTGCGTGCTCTGAACCATTGTCTCCTCCGGGTTGGGATGTTCATAGTCTGCCTGTTTGTGTTCGGCGGGGCAAACTGTCGGGCTCCTGGGACTTGGTAGAAGTTTGATGAGATTGTGTGGCGGAGGGTTAGACTTTTGGTGGGTTGTGTGGTTAGACTGACGTTGCAAGTAGGGCGTTCCCGTTGTGGGGGCGTTCTCCCATCGATGATCTGGGAGGAAATATGACCGATCAGAAGGCTCTAGAGGGTGCGCTGCTTAAGGGCGCGCAGACTATTGAGGACGCGCAGGGGCAGATTCAGTCTGAGCTGAGCTCGCTGCAGTCGAAGCTGGCTGGTATTGGCTCTGCGTGGCAGGGTGAGGCTGCGTCGGCGTTCCAGAAGGTGATGTCTCAGTGGGATGCTGAGGCTCGTAAGGTGACTGAGGCGCTCACGGAGCTGCATGCTGCGATGCGTTCGGCGGATGCGAAGTCGAAGGCGAACGAAGACGCGCAGGCCGCTGTGATGAACAAGTTCCAGTCGATGCTTGGCTGATTGAGAGTAGGGAAGGTTTTTTATCATGTCTGATATTCTGTACAACTACGGTCAGATTGAGCAGGCTGTTGCTGATATGGGTGCGGGTGTGAACTCGCTCAATGGCAAGCTTGAGGATATGGATTCGCAGCTGCGTCAGCTGCAGTCGTCCTGGGATGGTCAGGCGAAGCAGGCGTATGAGGTGTCTAAGGCGAAGTGGACTGATGGCATGAACGGGATCGTGGAGATCCTGCAGAGTGTGTCGGCTGCTGTGTCTGAGGCTCGTCAGTCTGCTGAGGCCACGGATTCGCGTAACGCTGCTGCTTTTGGTGGCTGAGTGAGTGTGTGATCGCTGCGGGGAGGGGCGTGTCCCCTCCCCGCGGTGGTTGTCTGGTGGGAGTTGCACGCACCGCGTGCGCTTCCAGAGTTTTGTTTGAGCGTTGTGAGTGCATGTGAGGTTGTGCCGTGGTTTCATATTATGATCGCCTGAAGGCGCTGAAGAACTTGAATGTCAAGCCGCTGGAGTCTGGGGACTTCCAGGAGGATTCCCGCTCGGGTAACGCCCATACGGCAGTTACCGAGGTAAAGGATAAAGGTGAGGACTTCCAGAACGACGCGAGCCGAGGCCAGTCGCAGACAAAGGTAGGCGCCGATGGGTGGATGAAGCGGTTTGTTGATGACTCGGATGAGCACATGAACAATATCGAGGCGTCGAAGGCTCATCACCTGTCGTTACGCGAGGCGATGAGCAACAGGATTGCAGAGTCGTCCAACCTCAGCGATAGTCTGCTTAACAGTTCAGATTATGCCAAGGCTCAGGAGAACCCGCCTCTGCGACTTACTGTTGATGGTGACGGATCGGTTGTGTATACCGACGGCCCTTCTTATCTGGCAGCGCTCGAGAGCCAGCGCTATGCCAAGCGTGAGGAGGCGGCTAAGGCGATCCTCGATCAGTTGAACCAGGAAGGGCACGAGGAAGCAGGCAGCTTCGACCAGTACAAAGAGGATTACGTGCCTGAGGCGTGGCAGCCGCAGCCGGAGCCGCAGCCTACGCCCACTCCTGGTGGCGGCGGCGGTGGCGGCTACGGTCGCCGTTCGGGCGGCGGGGGCGTTGGCGGCGGTGCCGTCGGTGCTGGCAGTGGTGTTTTGAGCGTTGGCTCTGCCACGGGGCTTTCGTCGGCTATCACAGAGTGGAAAGCTCCGGCGGCTGGGGAACCCGGAAGCCTCTCGAACCCGATTACGGATCCGTCGCAGCTCTCACACATCGACCTCACCACCACTCCCGTTAATCAGCGCATGACGCCCAACGGGCCTACGCCCGGCCATATGCCTGCCGACGTGCTCAACGCGAATGATCCCGCGTGGCGCGCGACTCCTCCGGTTGGTGGCAGCGTTGCTCGTATCGCGGGCGGCACACTCGTCGCGGGAACAGCAGCCGGCGTCGGCGGCCTGGCCGCCGCGCGCGGCGGCGGCTTCTCTGGAATCGGTGGGCTCGCCACCGGCTCCTCCGGCTCCGCGCTGCGCTCCGTGGCTCCCGCCGGTGGCGTGCTGCGTCCGTCGACGATGCCCGGCGGTGCCGCTGGCGTTGCCGGTCGCGGTGGTGTCGGTGGTGCCGGTATGCGTTCTGGCATGGCTCCCGTCGGTTCTTCCGGTTCCGGCGGCGCGGGCTCGCGTGGCGGTGCCGGTCTTGCTGGCCGTGGCGGCGTTGGTGCTGCTGGTCGTGGCGGCGTGGTGGGTACCGGCGCTCAGTCCGGTGCTCGTAGTGCTGGTGTTGCCGGTCGCGGTGGCGCTGCTGGTCGTGGCGGTGCCGCTGGTCGCGGTGGCGCTGGTGTCGCCGGTCGTGGCGCTGCTGGCCGCGGTGGCGTCTCCGGTGTCGTTGGTCGCGAGGGCGGCGCGGGTTCTGCTCGTGGTGGCGCGTCCGGGGTCGCCGGTCGCGGTGGTGCTGGTGTTGCCGGTCGTGGTGGTGCCGCTGGCCGCGGTGGTGCTGGTGCTGCTGGCCGCGGTGGTGCTGGTGCTGCTGGCCGTGGCGGTGCTGGTGCTGCTGGCCGCGGTGGTGCTGGTGTTGCCGGTCGCGGTGGTGCTGGTGTTGCCGGTCGCGGTGGCGCTGCTGGTCGCGGTGGTGTCTCCGGTGTCGTTGGACGTGAGGGCGGCGCGGGTTCTGCTCGTGGCGGCGCTGGTGTCGCTGGCCGCGGCGGTGCTGGTGCTGGTGGCCGTGGCGGTGCTGGTGTTGCCGGTCGCGGTGGTGCTGGTGGTCGTGGCGTGCTGGGCGGGGGTTCTTCTGCCGGTCGTGGTGAGAAGAAGAAGGAGACGCAGCGTCGTAATTACGATGTGGTGCGCATTGATGGCATCGAGGAGCAGTCGACGGGCCTGGTTGGCGGTGCTGCTGGCAGCGCCGATCAGCTGAAGCCTCTCTCGCGTGATTCGGGCGAGGATTGGTGAGCCTGT encodes:
- a CDS encoding S8 family serine peptidase gives rise to the protein MTLARTTGTRRALRAGACLLAGTCLTVSAAVPSHADTPTPTPTPTATPTPTPTAGKNSGGCLSSTEFISSYPQSADKRIDLERVWDITKGEHVTVAIVDSGISPTSKHFTPVNPATDGGADSARFPSGSVVLPGLDLVNGGDGRTDTYGHGTQVAGIIASRLLPEQSALEGVAPRVALLPVRVYDTFNEDPQQGPTGLDAGKTAQGIEWAAAQGAQIIVVPQSQPTPDSRLDAAVAAATAAGSLVVASAGNADSQIVQQYGEDTVPRYPAAIPDVLAVTSATAGVPDGGQVSGVHVDIAAPSIAALTTAVAGGDCLTGEANNETTGSSSFASAYAAGAAALVASAHPDETPAMWKWRLEATARRANPIASTTAIGWGMINPYAAVTIAANAHVDGPINPMTGTSGNDTPPILPVTERSSGAEARTRADLTIAGIAFACVTFLGCLVVVSWLRKPGRGR
- a CDS encoding type VII secretion protein EccB codes for the protein MASNKDILEAQRYNRRRLITSFVAGSPEGKEVEPQAPTRPFLIGAALAVVMLLVSVGLRFLYPGADTKQSAGLAVVSSSGARYYLQDGQWHPISNRTSARLLGDSSTGTMKISDADLAKYSQGQALGIADAPEDVPSDKNHMTADWTSCAIAERTFTWIGNSSLLKSNGLRAARSAYVAPVGGTDSYIVSGSTKFRIPAAAGETVARLRLGSSPISVNPNWISLFDDGPDLATWTVENPGGPMDSYPQNNNSLRQGSIIAVKDTGSTTYYVLVSTGHAYPLSPLAAALYEGSPLAPNGTIETALTIQPGAFAQAFTIAKTDVEPSPFPKEWAALEGLYPFDSDSTTSGSDDDNPKVVRVRDQVPCATLEQGKSDSSGAVTTQQSSTTAHATLTVMSQEGARRSTWNLDPTAATPASYSAGSALVKSGYGTLAQGSTNGQTETPLTFVSDLGLRHSLGDDQKDTLQRLGWGTDYVQTVPEQWLELIPSGVELSNRAARREVASGGKS
- a CDS encoding EsaB/YukD family protein; translated protein: MVQSTQTATALTPLTVTYDDQTVDLSVPQLSPLAELIPTILRSIGRMDVYGASAGFTVSTSSGQVLDQSLCLRDQGVRAGASLTLERAGQGRDDQRFDDLVEAVGSAVENTVDPWTPLDSLQLSAYASALFVGLAGVLLLSGASQGSSLSGVVSSLNEIRTIAYPIIGAVGALLLTGTAAVVARRLDKPAVAVLANCAPVLLACSIAGALPAGPWTAYGALAAGGALTVGALSSLVLPGRLRASGLTPAIIGVSLGLFGLLSGTLGIQPERICALLAALLLLACLSIPWLAMASTPVRVTGPSAAAQIDPRHIDKSVSMGVSMSVSIRLGTCLALVILTPILCSTSQGIALSALIGAALMLSTRSIRSRVEVLIGVLSGMAVLAWAAYAAALQSATSLLLVLVTSLTGSLLVLATNVVTPKTRPWLSRTADTISTLVIIAVPPFALYMWGM
- a CDS encoding WXG100 family type VII secretion target; this translates as MTDQKALEGALLKGAQTIEDAQGQIQSELSSLQSKLAGIGSAWQGEAASAFQKVMSQWDAEARKVTEALTELHAAMRSADAKSKANEDAQAAVMNKFQSMLG
- a CDS encoding WXG100 family type VII secretion target, translating into MSDILYNYGQIEQAVADMGAGVNSLNGKLEDMDSQLRQLQSSWDGQAKQAYEVSKAKWTDGMNGIVEILQSVSAAVSEARQSAEATDSRNAAAFGG